One part of the Thermococcus radiotolerans genome encodes these proteins:
- a CDS encoding ATP phosphoribosyltransferase regulatory subunit: MRKGLLVESENLSEVGRYLRRTFELWGYREIFLPAIEEYSENLRKGTRFAYNNGFYVIKPDITSQILENIKEPPERLKLYYISEVLDGGVRGQWQAGVEYIGGDVTKMAAEVILTAVTALEALGIEEFYVDVGSLRVWEEATEEIAEFRGEVYRALVRRNFEIIERLPISGEKKEELWELFNFWGKESGYRKLDRIVEAVNDERLFIDFGTVRPLPYYRDVLFEVYSPELGKPLGGGGEYTFKGKPAFGFAFDMGALSKLFKKKGDRNRKKLSGKPGEVFAEAKRLVRMGIPVEVE, from the coding sequence ATGAGGAAGGGATTGCTAGTGGAGTCAGAGAACCTGTCTGAGGTGGGCAGGTACCTGCGGAGAACCTTCGAGCTGTGGGGCTATCGCGAGATTTTCCTGCCCGCCATTGAGGAGTACAGCGAGAATCTGAGGAAGGGCACGAGATTCGCCTACAACAACGGATTCTACGTTATAAAACCCGACATAACGTCTCAGATATTGGAGAACATCAAGGAGCCCCCTGAGAGGCTCAAGCTCTACTACATCAGCGAGGTTCTTGACGGGGGAGTTAGGGGGCAATGGCAGGCAGGGGTGGAGTACATTGGAGGGGACGTTACGAAGATGGCCGCCGAGGTCATCCTAACCGCCGTAACCGCCCTCGAAGCCCTTGGGATAGAGGAGTTCTACGTAGACGTCGGAAGTCTGAGGGTCTGGGAGGAGGCCACTGAAGAAATAGCAGAGTTCAGAGGGGAGGTCTACAGGGCACTCGTGAGGAGGAACTTTGAGATAATCGAGCGCCTCCCGATAAGCGGGGAGAAGAAGGAGGAGCTCTGGGAGCTCTTCAACTTCTGGGGGAAGGAGAGCGGCTACCGGAAGCTGGACAGAATAGTCGAGGCGGTTAACGACGAAAGGCTGTTCATTGACTTCGGCACCGTTAGGCCACTACCCTACTACCGCGACGTACTCTTCGAGGTTTACTCGCCAGAACTCGGGAAGCCCCTCGGCGGTGGCGGGGAGTACACGTTCAAGGGGAAACCAGCTTTCGGCTTTGCCTTCGATATGGGGGCACTCTCGAAGCTCTTCAAGAAAAAAGGAGACAGGAACCGGAAGAAGCTGAGCGGGAAGCCGGGGGAGGTCTTTGCTGAGGCCAAGAGGCTCGTGAGGATGGGCATCCCTGTGGAGGTGGAGTGA
- a CDS encoding ferritin-like domain-containing protein produces MEITDKEVFEIAINAEIRAKEAYEKLASLVKSDIIRDELIFLAREEDKHREIISKMAEKFEGERTEAKTIDIDFMGEFKVIAEKMGEVIKKPDVNIDEIYEISMQAELVSEKLYKELAGYAATDTTRLILEMLADMERNHYNILRKQYDYITRYPDIYKEEFYDQLMKDINFNF; encoded by the coding sequence ATGGAGATAACTGACAAGGAAGTTTTTGAGATTGCCATAAACGCCGAGATTAGGGCCAAGGAGGCCTATGAGAAGCTGGCCTCGCTCGTCAAGAGCGACATCATACGCGACGAACTCATCTTCCTGGCGAGAGAGGAGGACAAGCACCGCGAGATAATATCGAAGATGGCCGAGAAGTTCGAGGGTGAAAGAACGGAGGCGAAGACGATAGACATCGACTTCATGGGCGAGTTCAAGGTCATCGCCGAGAAGATGGGAGAGGTCATCAAGAAGCCAGACGTCAACATAGACGAGATCTACGAGATATCCATGCAGGCAGAGCTCGTCAGTGAGAAGCTTTACAAGGAGCTCGCCGGCTACGCGGCGACCGACACTACGAGGCTGATCCTAGAGATGCTCGCCGACATGGAGAGGAACCACTACAACATCCTCCGCAAGCAGTACGACTACATAACCCGCTATCCAGACATATACAAGGAGGAGTTCTACGACCAGCTGATGAAGGACATAAACTTCAACTTCTGA